A region of Curvibacter sp. AEP1-3 DNA encodes the following proteins:
- a CDS encoding prepilin peptidase — MWSGVHWLDASLIGVLGLLIGSFLNVVIHRLPKMMERQWAAECAELSGKEAPQVDKFNLMVPRSRCPHCGHEIAWYENVPVISYIALRGSCSKCKKPISVRYPFVETVTGGLFFFCAWQWGASPAGIAWCVFSACLVTLALIDWDTTLLPDDITLPLLWLGLVVAALQWTPVGLSTALWGAVAGYLSLWSIYWLFKLVTGKEGMGYGDFKLFAALGAWFGWPVLIPMILMASVIGAIVGIAMKFTSGLREGGYIPFGPFLAGAGFTALILGPQTLRSLVNL, encoded by the coding sequence ATGTGGTCCGGAGTGCATTGGCTGGACGCAAGCCTTATCGGCGTTTTGGGGCTTTTGATCGGCAGCTTTTTGAATGTAGTAATCCATCGTTTGCCAAAGATGATGGAACGACAGTGGGCTGCAGAGTGCGCGGAGCTTTCAGGAAAAGAGGCTCCACAGGTCGATAAATTCAATCTGATGGTTCCGCGGTCACGCTGCCCTCACTGTGGGCACGAGATTGCTTGGTACGAAAACGTCCCGGTCATCAGTTACATCGCACTGCGGGGCAGTTGTTCCAAATGTAAAAAACCGATCAGCGTCCGTTATCCGTTCGTAGAGACAGTGACAGGCGGGCTTTTTTTCTTTTGTGCGTGGCAGTGGGGAGCCAGCCCCGCGGGGATTGCATGGTGCGTTTTCAGCGCCTGCCTGGTGACCCTGGCATTGATAGATTGGGACACCACGCTGCTGCCTGATGACATTACCTTGCCTTTATTGTGGCTCGGTCTCGTGGTGGCAGCCTTACAGTGGACCCCGGTGGGGCTGAGCACCGCATTGTGGGGCGCTGTGGCGGGCTATCTCTCCCTTTGGTCCATCTATTGGTTGTTCAAGTTGGTAACTGGCAAAGAGGGCATGGGCTATGGAGATTTCAAGCTCTTTGCCGCCCTAGGCGCTTGGTTTGGGTGGCCAGTACTGATCCCCATGATTTTGATGGCCTCTGTCATTGGGGCCATAGTGGGTATCGCCATGAAGTTCACCTCCGGACTCCGAGAAGGTGGTTACATCCCTTTCGGGCCATTTCTCGCCGGCGCAGGATTTACCGCTTTGATATTGGGTCCGCAGACCCTACGCAGTTTGGTGAATCTATAA
- the zapD gene encoding cell division protein ZapD: protein MILYEYPFNERIRTYLRLEHLFLRLAELMGRASPLDHHYALTTIFEVMDVGARADLKSDVLKDLDKQKQALNGYRGNPAISEAVLDKVIAQLDGCFSALNALTGKAGQSLTENDWLMSIRSRVGIPGGTCEFDLPAYYSWQHRSAESRQQDLQRWAATLAPLAESIHLLLKMLRDSGAPQKVMAVGGQFQQNLPQGRTFQLLRLALDPELQVIPEISGNRLMVSIRLMRHDADDRLHACGQDTAFELTLCS from the coding sequence GTGATCCTCTACGAATACCCCTTCAACGAACGCATTCGCACCTATTTGCGTTTGGAGCATTTGTTTCTCCGTTTGGCTGAGTTGATGGGCCGCGCTTCGCCCCTAGATCACCATTACGCGCTAACCACCATTTTTGAAGTGATGGATGTGGGCGCGCGAGCGGATTTGAAGTCCGACGTCCTCAAAGACCTTGATAAACAAAAGCAAGCTCTGAACGGATATCGCGGCAATCCGGCCATTTCCGAGGCAGTTTTGGACAAAGTGATTGCCCAGTTGGATGGCTGCTTTAGTGCGCTGAATGCACTCACGGGGAAAGCCGGTCAATCGCTGACCGAAAATGATTGGTTAATGAGTATCCGAAGCCGGGTAGGTATACCCGGAGGCACCTGCGAATTTGATTTGCCAGCTTACTACTCTTGGCAACACCGGAGTGCGGAGTCGCGTCAGCAGGATCTCCAGCGCTGGGCAGCCACCTTGGCTCCGTTGGCTGAATCCATTCACCTTCTGCTCAAGATGCTAAGAGATTCCGGTGCACCCCAGAAAGTGATGGCGGTGGGCGGACAGTTTCAGCAGAATTTGCCACAGGGCCGTACGTTTCAGTTACTGCGTTTGGCACTCGATCCTGAACTGCAAGTCATTCCTGAAATCAGCGGCAACAGGCTGATGGTGTCTATTCGCCTGATGCGACACGACGCGGATGACCGCTTGCACGCATGCGGCCAAGACACTGCCTTCGAGCTCACACTGTGCTCTTAA
- a CDS encoding type II secretion system F family protein: protein MATAKSAETKDAVFEWEGKDRNGKQVRGETRAVGENQVKSLLRRQGVTPTKIKKRRMRSGKSIKAKDMAIFTRQLATMMKAGVPLLQAFDIVGRGNPNPSVTKLLSDIRSDVETGTSLSSAFRKYPLYFDNLYCNLVEAGESAGILDQLLDRLAVYMEKTEAIKSKIKSALMYPIAVLVVAFVVVSVIMIFVIPSFKQVFTSFGGELPAPTLFVIAMSEIFIDYWWLIFGGIGGGIYFFMQAWRRNEKVQAFMDRLMLKLPVFGVMVDKSCVARWTRTLSTMFAAGVPLVEALDSVGGASGNIVYQYATQKIQQEVSTGTSLTAAMTNANLFPSMVLQMCAIGEESGSIDHMLGKAADFFEAEVDDMVAGISSLMEPIIIVVLGTVIGGIVVSMYLPIFKLGQVV, encoded by the coding sequence ATGGCAACAGCAAAATCTGCGGAGACCAAAGACGCAGTATTTGAGTGGGAAGGCAAAGACCGGAATGGCAAGCAGGTACGGGGGGAGACTCGTGCCGTGGGTGAAAACCAGGTCAAATCCTTGCTACGCCGTCAAGGCGTTACACCCACCAAAATCAAGAAGCGCCGCATGCGCTCAGGTAAATCGATCAAAGCTAAGGATATGGCAATATTCACTCGTCAATTGGCGACGATGATGAAGGCTGGCGTTCCCCTGTTGCAAGCGTTCGATATCGTGGGTCGGGGTAATCCAAATCCAAGTGTTACCAAGTTACTGAGTGACATTCGCTCCGACGTAGAAACCGGAACTTCCTTGAGCTCAGCTTTCCGGAAGTACCCACTGTACTTTGACAACCTGTATTGCAATCTGGTGGAAGCTGGTGAATCTGCAGGTATTCTGGATCAGTTGTTGGACCGATTGGCCGTCTACATGGAGAAGACTGAAGCCATCAAATCCAAAATCAAATCGGCATTGATGTATCCGATTGCCGTGTTGGTGGTGGCTTTTGTTGTGGTGTCGGTGATCATGATCTTTGTGATTCCGTCGTTCAAACAAGTGTTCACCTCGTTTGGTGGCGAGTTACCCGCGCCCACACTATTTGTTATTGCGATGAGCGAGATCTTTATTGATTACTGGTGGCTCATCTTCGGTGGCATCGGGGGCGGCATTTACTTCTTCATGCAGGCATGGCGGCGTAACGAGAAGGTGCAAGCCTTTATGGACCGACTTATGCTGAAGTTGCCAGTATTTGGTGTGATGGTTGACAAAAGTTGCGTGGCCCGCTGGACAAGGACACTATCTACAATGTTCGCCGCCGGTGTGCCGCTAGTTGAAGCTTTAGATTCCGTAGGCGGTGCGTCAGGAAACATTGTTTACCAATATGCTACCCAAAAAATTCAACAGGAAGTTTCCACTGGTACGTCCCTCACTGCAGCGATGACCAATGCCAACCTGTTTCCTTCAATGGTCCTCCAAATGTGCGCTATCGGTGAGGAGTCCGGCTCAATCGATCACATGCTGGGCAAGGCTGCCGACTTTTTTGAAGCTGAAGTCGATGACATGGTCGCAGGTATTTCCAGCCTGATGGAACCCATCATCATCGTGGTTTTGGGTACAGTCATCGGCGGCATCGTGGTCTCCATGTACCTGCCTATTTTCAAACTGGGCCAAGTCGTTTGA
- a CDS encoding DNA gyrase inhibitor YacG, whose product MAATEKIVRCPRCGGDSVFAPSNRYRPFCSDRCKNLDLGAWASEAFRVPTEAPPEDVAFGDPKMQ is encoded by the coding sequence ATGGCCGCGACTGAAAAAATCGTCCGGTGCCCCCGATGTGGCGGAGACAGTGTTTTTGCTCCATCCAACCGATACCGCCCCTTTTGCAGCGACCGCTGCAAAAATCTTGATCTGGGCGCTTGGGCTAGTGAGGCATTTCGCGTACCTACGGAAGCCCCCCCGGAAGACGTAGCTTTCGGCGATCCAAAAATGCAATAA
- a CDS encoding ATP-binding protein encodes MTDALERFFARAELFMERVEASLPHTLTAPDWTASIAFRYRRRTSGQGIISPVAHVGAMSLESLREIDDQKEKIYRNTAQFVGGGTANNVLLTGARGTGKSSLIRACLHTFAPKGLRLIEVDKADLIDLQDIIELIASRPEKFIVFCDDLSFDDGEPGYKALKSVLDGSVAASTPNVLIYATSNRRHLLPEYMSENQTYKHTEDGEVHPGESVEEKISLSERFGLWVSFYPFSQDEYLSIVDLWLGSLGFGTEQIAVARSEALLWALERGARSGRVAYQFARDFAGRAALP; translated from the coding sequence ATGACCGATGCCTTGGAGCGGTTTTTTGCACGTGCTGAGCTCTTTATGGAGCGTGTAGAGGCTTCTTTACCCCACACATTGACAGCGCCGGACTGGACTGCTTCTATCGCGTTTCGATACCGTCGCCGCACTTCTGGCCAAGGCATCATCAGCCCGGTGGCTCACGTGGGCGCCATGAGTCTCGAGTCGCTTCGTGAAATTGACGATCAGAAGGAAAAAATTTATCGCAACACCGCTCAATTTGTCGGCGGTGGCACGGCGAATAATGTGTTGCTCACTGGTGCACGTGGGACCGGAAAATCCTCGTTGATACGTGCTTGCTTGCATACGTTTGCACCAAAAGGCTTGCGACTGATTGAAGTCGACAAAGCGGATTTGATCGACTTGCAGGACATCATTGAGCTCATCGCTTCGCGCCCTGAAAAGTTCATCGTTTTTTGCGATGACCTCAGCTTTGACGACGGCGAACCTGGCTATAAGGCTTTGAAGTCCGTGCTCGATGGATCGGTGGCAGCCTCCACTCCCAATGTGCTTATCTACGCGACCAGTAATCGTCGCCACTTGTTACCTGAATATATGTCTGAAAACCAGACCTATAAGCACACCGAGGACGGTGAAGTGCACCCCGGTGAAAGTGTCGAAGAGAAAATTTCCCTTTCTGAGCGATTCGGTTTGTGGGTCAGCTTCTACCCTTTCAGCCAGGACGAGTATTTGTCTATCGTCGACCTATGGCTGGGAAGCCTGGGTTTCGGTACGGAACAAATTGCCGTTGCGAGGTCTGAAGCATTGCTGTGGGCCTTGGAGCGAGGTGCTCGCAGTGGCCGCGTTGCCTACCAGTTTGCCCGCGACTTTGCGGGCAGAGCCGCCTTGCCATGA
- the secA gene encoding preprotein translocase subunit SecA has translation MAINILTKIFGSRNDRLLKQYRAVVARINALESQFETLTDEGLRVKTQEFKDRVAKGETLDAILPEAFAVVREGSKRIMKMRHFDVQMLGGMALHYGKISEMRTGEGKTLTATLPVYLNALSGKGVHVVTVNDYLASRDARWMGRLYNFLGLSVGINLPQAPREEKQQAYASDITYGTNNEYGFDYLRDNMVYEAGDRVQRGLNFAIVDEVDSILIDEARTPLIISGQAEDHTDLYIAINKAIPRLVKQEGEADPITGQGITKPGDFTLDEKSHQVFLTEQGHEAAEVIFAELGLIPAGSSLYDPANITLMHHLYAALRANHLYHRDQHYVVQNGEIVIVDEFTGRLMSGRRWSDGLHQAVEAKEGVQIQAENQTLASITFQNYFRLYNKLAGMTGTADTEAYEFQEIYGLETVVIPPNRISRREDQLDRVYKTTREKYEAAIKDIRECYERGQPVLVGTTSIENSEIIAQLLEKEKLPHQVLNAKQHAREADIVAQAGRAKMITIATNMAGRGTDIVLGGNMDKAIEAVEADESLDAAAKQAKITELRAQWQKDHEAIKALGGLRIIATERHESRRIDNQLRGRSGRQGDPGSSRFYLSLDDSLMRIFAGDRVKSIMDRLKMPEGEAIEAGIVTRSIESAQRKVEARNFDMRKQLLEYDDVSNDQRKVIYQQRNAILDAQDLTAQIAGLREGAFEDIVRQYVPVESVEEQWDVPALQKALVDDWQLELDLQKQVTDASSITDEEIVASVTTAANAAFDAKVELVGKDNFTQFERMVLLQSIDTHWRDHLSALDYLRQGIHLRGYAQKQPKQEYKREAFELFGQLLDSVKNDVTKILMTVKIQSSEQLEQAADAIETRGESISNVTYTAPTESGEVETTVDPSTVQASASDVPRVGRNDPCPCGSGKKYKQCHGKLI, from the coding sequence ATGGCCATTAACATCCTCACCAAAATATTTGGCAGCCGCAACGACCGCTTGCTTAAGCAGTATCGTGCTGTCGTAGCCCGTATCAATGCACTTGAATCGCAGTTTGAAACACTGACCGATGAGGGACTCAGAGTGAAAACTCAGGAGTTCAAAGATCGCGTAGCGAAAGGGGAGACGCTGGATGCGATCCTTCCGGAAGCTTTTGCGGTTGTTCGCGAAGGCTCCAAGCGCATCATGAAAATGCGCCACTTTGATGTCCAGATGCTTGGCGGCATGGCGCTGCATTACGGGAAAATTTCCGAAATGCGTACCGGAGAAGGCAAGACGCTTACAGCGACATTGCCGGTTTATCTGAACGCACTAAGTGGCAAGGGTGTTCACGTTGTTACGGTAAACGACTATCTCGCGAGTCGCGATGCCCGTTGGATGGGGCGTCTGTACAACTTCTTGGGTCTGTCGGTGGGTATCAATTTGCCGCAGGCCCCGCGCGAAGAGAAGCAGCAAGCCTACGCGTCAGACATCACCTACGGTACCAATAACGAATACGGCTTCGACTACCTACGCGACAACATGGTCTATGAAGCGGGTGATCGCGTGCAACGCGGGCTGAACTTCGCGATCGTTGATGAAGTGGACTCCATCCTGATTGATGAGGCGCGCACGCCATTGATCATTAGCGGGCAAGCGGAAGACCACACGGATCTGTACATTGCCATCAACAAGGCGATCCCCCGGTTGGTGAAGCAAGAGGGTGAAGCTGACCCGATCACGGGACAAGGCATTACCAAGCCTGGCGACTTCACTTTGGACGAAAAGAGCCATCAGGTCTTTTTGACTGAGCAAGGTCATGAGGCTGCGGAAGTCATTTTTGCTGAGCTCGGCTTGATTCCAGCCGGGTCTTCGTTATACGACCCCGCGAACATTACGCTGATGCATCACTTGTATGCAGCACTGCGAGCCAATCACCTGTATCACCGTGACCAGCATTACGTAGTGCAAAACGGTGAAATCGTCATTGTGGATGAGTTCACCGGGCGTTTGATGTCCGGCCGGCGTTGGAGCGATGGTTTGCACCAAGCGGTTGAGGCTAAAGAAGGTGTCCAGATCCAGGCAGAAAACCAGACACTGGCTTCCATTACTTTCCAGAATTACTTCCGGCTTTACAACAAGCTGGCCGGTATGACAGGTACAGCTGACACCGAAGCCTATGAATTCCAAGAGATATACGGGCTTGAAACGGTGGTCATTCCACCGAACCGGATCAGCCGTCGTGAAGACCAGTTGGACCGCGTGTACAAAACGACCCGCGAAAAGTACGAAGCTGCAATCAAAGATATCCGGGAATGTTACGAGCGCGGCCAGCCCGTCTTGGTTGGAACTACGTCCATCGAAAACTCAGAAATCATTGCGCAGTTGTTGGAAAAAGAAAAGCTCCCACACCAGGTGCTTAACGCCAAGCAGCATGCTCGTGAGGCCGATATCGTTGCGCAGGCAGGCCGAGCCAAAATGATCACGATTGCCACCAACATGGCAGGTCGGGGCACCGACATTGTGTTGGGCGGCAACATGGACAAGGCCATAGAAGCGGTGGAAGCTGACGAATCTCTCGATGCAGCAGCGAAACAAGCAAAGATTACGGAACTGCGCGCGCAATGGCAGAAGGATCATGAAGCCATCAAGGCACTGGGCGGTCTGCGTATCATTGCGACGGAGCGCCATGAGTCCCGCCGTATTGATAACCAACTGCGTGGCCGCTCCGGGCGTCAGGGAGATCCGGGCTCTTCGCGTTTTTATCTGAGTCTTGACGACTCACTGATGCGTATATTTGCGGGCGATCGCGTCAAGTCCATCATGGACCGATTGAAGATGCCGGAGGGCGAAGCCATTGAGGCTGGTATCGTGACGCGCAGCATTGAAAGCGCCCAGCGCAAGGTTGAGGCGCGCAACTTTGACATGCGCAAACAATTGCTGGAGTACGACGATGTATCCAATGACCAGCGCAAAGTCATTTATCAGCAGCGCAACGCCATTCTGGATGCGCAGGACCTTACTGCTCAAATAGCGGGACTGCGTGAGGGCGCATTTGAAGACATCGTCCGTCAATACGTGCCGGTCGAGTCGGTCGAGGAACAGTGGGACGTTCCTGCACTGCAGAAGGCTTTGGTCGATGATTGGCAGTTGGAGTTGGATCTGCAAAAGCAAGTCACGGACGCCAGCTCCATCACGGATGAAGAAATTGTTGCATCTGTCACCACGGCTGCAAATGCCGCGTTTGATGCAAAAGTTGAGTTGGTCGGAAAAGACAACTTCACCCAGTTCGAACGCATGGTGTTGTTGCAAAGCATTGATACCCATTGGCGTGATCACCTGAGTGCTTTGGATTACTTGCGTCAAGGCATTCACTTGCGTGGTTATGCCCAAAAGCAGCCTAAGCAGGAATACAAGCGCGAGGCTTTCGAGTTGTTCGGGCAGTTGTTGGACTCTGTGAAGAACGACGTCACCAAGATCTTGATGACGGTCAAAATTCAATCCAGCGAACAGTTGGAGCAGGCTGCCGATGCCATTGAGACACGTGGCGAAAGCATTTCGAATGTGACGTACACCGCACCAACTGAAAGTGGTGAGGTAGAGACTACTGTTGACCCCAGCACCGTTCAGGCGTCTGCATCAGATGTGCCGCGGGTCGGACGTAACGATCCTTGCCCATGCGGCAGCGGTAAGAAGTACAAGCAGTGCCACGGCAAACTTATCTGA
- a CDS encoding NUDIX domain-containing protein, with protein sequence MSQPLVADPLLAREGGVNRKVVEVAVGVLMLPDGAFLLTSRPEGKAYAGYWEFPGGKVESGESIEQALRRELQEEIGVTIASATPWRVELVDYPHALVRLHFCKVLEWSGELEMREGQAYSWQQLPVQVDPVLPGTIPVLDWFAQERDFVGATIFVAAGAD encoded by the coding sequence ATGAGTCAACCTTTGGTGGCTGACCCGCTTTTGGCGCGTGAAGGCGGGGTCAATCGCAAGGTGGTGGAGGTGGCAGTGGGCGTTCTCATGCTGCCCGATGGGGCTTTCCTTTTGACTTCGCGCCCCGAGGGTAAGGCCTATGCAGGTTATTGGGAGTTCCCGGGTGGCAAAGTTGAGTCGGGCGAGTCGATTGAGCAGGCCTTGCGTCGGGAGCTTCAAGAGGAGATAGGGGTCACGATTGCAAGTGCAACTCCCTGGCGCGTGGAGCTGGTGGACTATCCACATGCCTTGGTGCGACTTCACTTTTGCAAAGTGCTCGAATGGAGCGGCGAGCTCGAAATGCGTGAGGGGCAGGCCTATTCCTGGCAACAATTACCCGTGCAGGTCGATCCAGTGTTGCCGGGAACGATCCCCGTATTGGACTGGTTTGCACAGGAGCGTGACTTTGTTGGTGCTACTATTTTTGTAGCTGCCGGCGCGGATTAA
- the argJ gene encoding bifunctional glutamate N-acetyltransferase/amino-acid acetyltransferase ArgJ: MPVNLPLPVAADLLAIPGVRIGVTEAGVRKAGRKDLTVMLLDEGCSVGGVFTTNRFCAAPVQVCREHLGLSASRAVLINTGNANAGTGADGLARAKQSCVALAAKLGTQAEQVLPFSTGVIMEQLPVDRIVAGMDAAIADVQADHWLKAAEGIMTTDTQPKAFSATAEVDGHQVSVTGISKGAGMIRPNMATMLGFIATDACIDQSVMNALARELAEGSFNRVTVDGDTSTNDSLLVIATNKAGNTPVTDLNTPAASALKTALLEVARKLAQAIVRDGEGATKFISVQVEGGRTEAECRLAAYAIAHSPLVKTAFFASDPNLGRILAAVGYAGIEDLDQGLIELFLDEVHVVTRGGRNPAYREEDGQRVMKQSEITVRVGLGRGDAAQTVWTCDLSHDYVTINADYRS; the protein is encoded by the coding sequence ATGCCAGTAAATCTTCCATTGCCTGTTGCCGCTGACCTTTTGGCAATCCCCGGTGTCCGCATCGGTGTGACTGAGGCCGGTGTCCGCAAAGCAGGCAGAAAGGACCTGACGGTGATGCTGTTGGATGAAGGCTGCAGCGTGGGCGGTGTGTTTACCACCAATCGCTTTTGCGCAGCGCCAGTCCAAGTCTGTCGTGAGCATCTTGGCTTGTCTGCTTCACGTGCTGTCTTGATCAATACCGGAAACGCCAATGCAGGTACCGGTGCAGATGGATTGGCGCGCGCAAAGCAAAGCTGTGTGGCCCTGGCAGCCAAACTCGGCACTCAAGCGGAACAGGTGTTACCGTTTTCGACCGGTGTGATCATGGAGCAGCTTCCGGTAGACCGCATTGTGGCGGGGATGGATGCCGCCATTGCCGACGTTCAGGCTGATCACTGGTTGAAGGCCGCCGAAGGCATCATGACCACGGATACCCAGCCCAAAGCGTTCAGTGCTACTGCGGAAGTGGATGGCCATCAGGTTTCGGTAACTGGCATCAGCAAGGGTGCGGGAATGATCCGTCCCAATATGGCCACTATGTTGGGCTTCATAGCCACCGATGCCTGTATTGATCAGTCGGTGATGAATGCATTGGCACGGGAACTGGCGGAAGGGTCATTCAATCGCGTCACGGTTGATGGCGATACATCGACCAATGACTCTTTGCTCGTCATCGCGACCAACAAGGCAGGGAACACTCCCGTCACTGATTTGAATACGCCCGCCGCCAGCGCGCTGAAAACGGCGCTCCTGGAGGTGGCCCGCAAGTTGGCACAAGCGATTGTGCGAGACGGTGAGGGCGCCACCAAGTTTATTTCCGTACAAGTCGAGGGCGGACGAACAGAGGCCGAATGCCGATTGGCCGCGTATGCGATAGCGCATTCTCCTTTGGTGAAGACCGCGTTCTTTGCCAGTGACCCGAACCTAGGTCGCATCCTTGCGGCAGTGGGCTATGCCGGAATCGAGGATCTGGATCAGGGTCTGATCGAGCTCTTTCTGGATGAAGTTCATGTCGTGACCCGTGGGGGGCGGAACCCGGCGTATCGCGAAGAAGATGGTCAGCGTGTCATGAAGCAGAGCGAAATTACCGTGCGTGTCGGATTGGGCCGGGGCGATGCCGCCCAGACCGTTTGGACCTGTGATTTGAGCCACGATTACGTCACGATCAACGCGGATTACCGGTCTTGA
- the coaE gene encoding dephospho-CoA kinase (Dephospho-CoA kinase (CoaE) performs the final step in coenzyme A biosynthesis.) yields the protein MSKGIRVGLTGGMGSGKSTLARFLTQRGAYLIDADAISRSTTSTGGAAIPELTQAFGPQVIGHNGALDRVKMRELAFQNPNARKRLEAIVHPLVKASIEQEALRADANSAPCVVYDIPLLMESSHWRQSLDTIVVVDCTENTQIDRVRRRNGLSETEVRAVLAAQAMRTKRLKGADFVIFNDGITLSQLETLTQQISVQFGL from the coding sequence ATGTCGAAGGGCATACGCGTCGGACTCACAGGAGGCATGGGCAGCGGAAAAAGTACCCTCGCTCGCTTTTTGACCCAACGCGGCGCTTACCTCATCGACGCGGATGCCATTTCGCGCAGTACCACCTCAACTGGAGGGGCTGCGATACCCGAATTGACTCAAGCTTTTGGCCCGCAGGTCATCGGTCACAATGGTGCCTTGGACAGGGTAAAAATGCGGGAATTGGCATTCCAGAACCCGAATGCACGAAAGCGCTTGGAAGCCATCGTTCACCCACTGGTCAAAGCATCGATTGAGCAGGAGGCACTGAGAGCAGATGCAAACTCGGCACCTTGCGTGGTGTACGACATCCCACTGCTCATGGAGTCCAGTCATTGGCGCCAAAGCCTCGACACGATTGTTGTAGTGGACTGCACCGAGAACACGCAAATTGATCGCGTGCGCCGGCGCAATGGACTATCTGAAACCGAGGTCCGCGCCGTATTGGCGGCTCAGGCAATGCGAACGAAGCGCCTCAAAGGTGCAGACTTTGTGATCTTCAACGATGGGATCACTTTAAGTCAACTTGAGACTCTGACGCAGCAAATAAGTGTGCAGTTCGGGCTATGA
- a CDS encoding M23 family metallopeptidase: MQVIITDAWMARTRAFHLSGVKLLLSLLLLSLCLMLTSAVLYHWVFMKGAREGWPIIGSLVRLVVKDEFAQRDRYVKENIEVLAKRLGEMQAKMLQLESLGERVSGLAGINPADIAIKPGQGGALVSGRDLTIEELDATLTALDGLASQRTDVMTVIESRLFEQKIKKMMVPTQIPVPDANLGSTFGWRIDPITGRSALHTGLDFPATPGTPIYAAAGGMVVTQEFHPQYGNMLEVDHGNNLITRYAHASKILVKKGDLIKRGQRIAEVGNTGRSTGPHLHFEVLVQGVPQDPQKFLSAGKGLAASQVAGSKTVATQR, translated from the coding sequence ATGCAAGTGATTATCACGGATGCGTGGATGGCCAGAACGCGAGCCTTTCACCTGAGCGGCGTCAAGTTGCTGCTGTCGCTATTGCTGCTCTCTCTCTGTTTGATGTTGACTTCGGCGGTACTGTATCACTGGGTGTTCATGAAAGGTGCACGTGAGGGCTGGCCGATTATTGGCTCCTTAGTTCGACTGGTTGTGAAAGATGAATTCGCACAACGGGATCGATACGTGAAGGAGAATATTGAGGTCTTGGCCAAGCGCTTGGGCGAGATGCAGGCAAAAATGCTGCAGTTAGAGTCCCTAGGCGAGCGGGTGTCAGGCTTGGCAGGCATCAACCCCGCCGATATTGCCATCAAGCCGGGTCAAGGTGGTGCTCTTGTCAGTGGCCGCGATCTCACGATCGAAGAGCTGGACGCTACGCTCACAGCGCTCGATGGGCTGGCAAGTCAGCGGACCGATGTTATGACGGTGATTGAGTCCCGACTGTTCGAGCAAAAAATCAAGAAAATGATGGTGCCCACCCAAATTCCTGTGCCCGATGCCAATTTGGGTTCGACATTCGGTTGGCGCATCGATCCCATTACGGGGCGCTCTGCGTTGCATACCGGTTTGGATTTTCCGGCCACCCCTGGAACACCGATCTATGCTGCCGCAGGTGGAATGGTGGTTACCCAAGAGTTCCACCCCCAATACGGGAATATGCTGGAAGTGGATCATGGCAACAACTTGATCACGCGATATGCCCATGCGTCCAAGATCCTGGTCAAAAAGGGTGATCTGATCAAGCGTGGGCAAAGAATCGCTGAAGTAGGCAATACAGGCAGATCAACTGGACCTCATCTCCATTTTGAGGTTCTGGTTCAGGGCGTGCCTCAGGATCCTCAAAAGTTTCTGAGCGCCGGCAAAGGCCTCGCTGCATCGCAAGTTGCCGGTTCGAAGACTGTCGCAACGCAACGCTAA